The proteins below are encoded in one region of Silene latifolia isolate original U9 population chromosome 2, ASM4854445v1, whole genome shotgun sequence:
- the LOC141641446 gene encoding uncharacterized protein LOC141641446 — protein MNMLSKEIKISNKRVHLEDVHAFWRTLEYENVGVPPKTDDDELEKLFEEARACDPTKKRVIIEKLRDGLHPEDEEVKPPPVRENPKGRPRGSTTRNKSGFEHAKKKAAKVSTPATTFVQHTVGDFDQGPVGAPLESGYAKGFLSTWTKKYAVPEEVRDFFDGWVDVGNDGHCGYRVVSHAARGRESDYLVMREWGIRGIKAYEFYRDFFADSCVLPTSLTRYEEALRRMEFTSSGGCGPNHWMYGEYLFVFASLFNWTICLIAQHEVGESRTWHCSTYLPLRPTAQVTRPYGVLWIVNYHLHWMRLHCRVPATDAPMPPIDPLWLGSRDPLVAPYADLYKTNIENWHTLMGTTPKVYGRRRRSTPTNPETAKKLNFDNAFKV, from the coding sequence atgaatatgttgagtaaagagataaaGATTTCCAACAAGAGGGTCCATCTTGAAGATGTTCACGCTTTTTGGAGGACCTTGGAGTACGAAAATGTTGGTGTACCACCCAAGACCGATGATGATGAGTTGGAGAAGCTGTTTGAAGAAGCTAGAGCTTGTGACCCGACGAAGAAACGGGTAATCATTGAGAAATTGCGAGATGGTCTTCACCCGGAAGACGAGGAAGTTAAACCACCTCCTGTTAGAGAAAACCCCAAAGGGAGACCGAGGGGTTCTACTACCCGGAACAAGTCAGGATTTGAGCATGCAAAGAAGAAGGCTGCGAAAGTTTCTACTCCTGCGACGACATTTGTTCAACATACGGTGGGTGATTTTGATCAAGGACCGGTTGGTGCACCGTTGGAGTCCGGCTACGCTAAGGGATTTTTGTCAACTTGGACTAAAAAGTATGCGGTCCCTGAAGAAGTACGGGATTTCTTTGATGGTTGGGTAGATGTCGGTAATGATGGTCATTGTGGTTATCGGGTGGTCTCACATGCTGCGCGGGGTCGGGAAAGTGACTATTTAGTCATGAGAGAGTGGGGTATTCGGGGGATTAAGGCATACGAGTTCTACAGGGATTTTTTTGCTGATAGTTGTGTGTTGCCTACGAGTCTTACCAGATACGAGGAGGCATTGAGACGGATGGAGTTTACTAGCAGTGGAGGATGTGGGCCTAACCATTGGATGTACGGGGAATATTTGTTTGTCTTTGCATCGTTGTTTAACTGGACTATTTGTCTCATCGCCCAGCATGAAGTTGGAGAATCTCGTACTTGGCATTGTAGCACATACTTACCCCTAAGGCCCACAGCCCAAGTGACGAGGCCATATGGTGTTTTGTGGATCGTGAATTACCATCTCCATTGGATGAGATTGCATTGTCGAGTACCAGCGACAGATGCACCGATGCCACCGATCGATCCTTTATGGCTAGGGTCAAGAGACCCTTTGGTTGCACCATATGCTGATTTGTACAAGACAAACATCGAGAATTGGCATACGTTGATGGGAACTACACCTAAAGTTTATGGCAGAAGACGGCGTTCTACACCAACTAACCCAGAAACTGCAAAGAAATTAAACTTTGATAATGCATTTAAAGTTTGA
- the LOC141643120 gene encoding uncharacterized protein LOC141643120, with protein MEDRFKSGKEKKSSNKKQKQKHPNNDQQHQTTTTISTTATTSNISFKPSSDVKGLKFGGQFIVKSFTVRRASPCELSLLLNHDHNHNGNSISKSAPPFPSTISFIPTNFTILAHHAWHTLTLGLGTKKSKVIIFVFDTVSHKSTIDLTWPPEIPLGEVNKRMIRGLSNSEIARFKFRKGCVTFYVFGVRRKGERGFQCGEDLRNVLHSVVELKDFLDHTAMLALPNQRSLNNYSTSSSSNYSHPVSAH; from the coding sequence ATGGAAGATAGATTCAAATCCGGAAAGGAGAAGAAAAGTAGCAATAAGAAACAAAAGCAAAAACACCCAAACAACGACCAACAACACCAAACAACTACTACTATTAGTACTACCGCGACAACGTCGAATATATCGTTTAAACCAAGCTCGGACGTCAAAGGCCTTAAATTCGGAGGTCAATTTATTGTCAAATCTTTTACCGTAAGACGAGCATCTCCATGTGAACTATCGCTCCTCCTTAACCATGACCACAACCACAACGGTAACAGCATTTCAAAATCGGCCCCACCATTTCCGTCAACAATATCATTTATTCCAACAAACTTTACTATTTTAGCCCATCATGCATGGCACACCTTGACACTTGGCCTAGGGACCAAAAAATCGAAGGTGATAATCTTTGTGTTCGATACCGTCTCACATAAATCAACAATCGATCTGACTTGGCCGCCGGAGATTCCCTTAGGAGAAGTCAATAAAAGGATGATTAGAGGGTTGAGTAACTCGGAAATTGCAAGGTTTAAATTTCGAAAAGGGTGTGTTACATTTTACGTGTTTGGTGTACGTAGGAAAGGCGAAAGAGGGTTCCAATGTGGTGAGGACTTGCGTAATGTCCTACATTCAGTTGTTGAGCTTAAGGATTTTCTAGATCATACGGCTATGCTTGCTTTGCCTAATCAAAGGTCTCTTAATAATTACTCTACTTCTTCGTCGTCTAATTATTCTCATCCTGTATCAGCGCATTAA